A single window of Hyphomicrobiales bacterium DNA harbors:
- a CDS encoding 2,4-dihydroxyhept-2-ene-1,7-dioic acid aldolase, with translation MKNALKSKIESGQNCVNGWLSVPSGYSAEVMARSGWDSLTVDLQHGVQDYGSMVQCLQAIAAFPVTPLVRVPTNETGIIGKALDAGAWGIICPMVNSPEEAAALVSACLYPPHGRRSNGPNRATSYADHRPYQAFANDEVMVLPMIETAEAVASLEQILDVPGVGGAYIGPSDLGLAHGLPPIFDREEPEMLAIYDRVVRETARRGQIAGIHTLDAAYAARMFDMGFRFATVASDAALMAKGAQAILKTLEQAHATQAAVRKQVS, from the coding sequence CCTTGAAATCCAAGATCGAGAGTGGCCAAAATTGTGTGAACGGCTGGCTCTCCGTTCCATCGGGCTATTCTGCCGAAGTCATGGCGAGGAGCGGCTGGGACAGTCTCACGGTCGACTTGCAGCACGGCGTTCAGGACTATGGCAGTATGGTGCAATGCCTCCAGGCGATTGCTGCATTCCCGGTCACGCCCCTGGTGCGCGTCCCGACCAACGAAACCGGCATCATCGGAAAAGCTCTGGACGCGGGCGCGTGGGGGATCATCTGTCCGATGGTCAATTCCCCCGAAGAGGCGGCTGCGCTCGTTTCCGCGTGCCTCTATCCTCCCCACGGGCGCCGCTCGAACGGCCCCAATCGTGCGACGTCGTATGCTGACCACAGGCCGTATCAAGCCTTCGCCAACGACGAGGTCATGGTGCTCCCGATGATCGAAACCGCCGAAGCGGTGGCCAGCCTTGAGCAAATCCTAGATGTGCCTGGCGTCGGCGGCGCCTATATCGGCCCGAGTGATCTTGGTCTGGCGCATGGATTGCCGCCCATCTTCGACCGGGAAGAGCCGGAAATGCTGGCGATCTATGACCGGGTCGTCCGCGAGACGGCGCGTCGCGGCCAGATCGCGGGCATTCATACGCTCGACGCGGCCTATGCCGCGCGCATGTTCGACATGGGCTTTCGCTTCGCAACCGTCGCGAGTGACGCGGCGCTGATGGCCAAAGGCGCGCAGGCGATTTTGAAGACACTTGAGCAGGCCCACGCGACCCAGGCGGCGGTCCGTAAGCAAGTTTCGTAG